From Neomonachus schauinslandi chromosome 4, ASM220157v2, whole genome shotgun sequence:
tctgtaaccttgctgaattcatttattagctctaatagtttgttgtgggtttttttgtaggTTCTTTAGGGATTTCTCTCTAGAAGATCATGTCATCACCAAATAGATGTACTTTTACTCCTTTTCCAagctggatgtcttttatttcattgtcCTGCCTAATTGCCCCAACtagcatttttagaaaaatgttgaatagaagtgatgaaagCAACATCCTTGCCTCATTCCTGCTTTTGGCGGGAGNNNNNNNNNNNNNNNNNNNNNNNNNNNNNNNNNNNNNNNNNNNNNNNNNNNNNNNNNNNNNNNNNNNNNNNNNNNNNNNNNNNNNNNNNNNNNNNNNNNNNNNNNNNNNNNNNNNNNNNNNNNNNNNNNNNNNNNNNNNNNNNNNNNNNNNNNNNNNNNNNNNNNNNNNNNNNNNNNNNNNNNNNNNNNNNNNNNNNNNNNNNNNNNNNNNNNNNNNNNNNNNNNNNNNNNNNNNNNNNNNNNNNNNNNNNNNNNNNNNNNNNNNNNNNNNNNNNNNNNNNNNNNNNNNNNNNNNNNNNNNNNNNNNNNNNNNNNNNNNNNNNNNNNNNNNNNNNNNNNNNNNNNNNNNNNNNNNNNNNNNNNNNNNNNNNNNNNNNNNNNNNNNNNNNNNNNNNNNNNNAAGCCTTCAGTCTTTGATCactaaatatgatgttagctttgTGTTTCTCTATAGGTCATGAAAGTTCCTTTCTTTCCctaatttgttgtttttatcaCAAAGGgtattggattttatcaaatgctttttctgtatctattgagattatCATGCGGTTTTTGTCTTCTGTTAAGATGATGTCTTAAATTGATATTAGTATGTTGAGACAACGTTGAATTCCTGGGAGAAAtgccacttggtcatgatgtataatcctttttatatgctgctggatttggtttactagtattttgttgaggattttttgcatccatattcatgagggatagtcatctgtagttttcttgtaatatctttgtctggtttggcaTTACAATAACACTGGCCTTTTAAAATGAGCTGGggacttcttcctcttctatttttttggaagagtttttgaagaattggtattaattctttttaaagtatttgatagaggggtgcctgggtggctcagtcagttgagcgtctgccttcggcttgggtcgtggtcccagggtcctgggatcgagacccgcatcgggctccctgctcggcgggaagcctgcttctccctctcccactccccctgcttgtgttccctctctcactgtctgtcaaataaataaataaaatctttaaaaaaaaagtatttgatagaattcaccagtaaattcatttggtcctgggcttttctctgTGGGAAATTTTTGATTGCTAGCTAAATCTCTTTAGTTATAGATCTACTCagatattctttttctcttgagtcagttttgtagtttgtgtcttatttggaatatatttcatttaggtcttctgatttgttggtgtacaattgtacatagtattctcttataatctctTATTTCCTGCAAAGTTGCTAGCAAtgtccccactttcatttctgactaGTAGTAATTTGGGTGTTTTGTTCCTGGtcaatctagctaaaggtttgtcaattttgttaatctttttaaaaaccagcttttggttttgttgattctctattgcttttctattctctatttcatttatctctgctctaatctttaatattttcctcCTTCCACTAGCTTTGGAttgagtttgcttttcttttgctagtTTCTTAAAGCGGAAGGCTAGGATattgatttgagattttccttcttttataatgTATGTGTTTACAGCTAGAACTTTCCCTCTGAgtactgctttcactgcatcctgtaagttttaatatttgtgtttttgttctcatttcatctcaaagcattttctaatttccctcgtgatttcttctttgacccactggttgtttaAGACTATTATTTCCATACATTCATaaattcctcatttccttctgttattgCTTAATGTCATTCCACTGCAGTTAcagaacatactttgtataatttcaatccttataaatttattgagacttgctttatggTCTAACacatggtctatcctggagaatgttctatatgtgcttgagaagaacgtatattctgctgttggtggtggtgttatCTATAGATGTCTGTTAGGTTTAGTTGGTTTATAGCGTTGTTCAAGCCTTGTATTGCCTTGCTAATCTCCTGTTCATCACTGACAGTGGAAAACTGAAGTGTCcaactattatttatttctcccttcaatctGACAGTTACTACTTCATGCATTTTGAGTCTCTGTTGTTGGATACATAAATCatgaatttttgcatttttatcgCCTATTGTGTATTTTTACTCAAATGTGACTAAGTTCACTGTTTGATTGCAATTATACATATTCTAAAACTGGTAACAATAACCTAGCACAGGGTCAgcagtttttctgtaaagggccttatagtaaatattttaggctttgagacctacatggtctctgttgcaaaAATTCAACTCTTTTGTTGTAGCAgaaaagcagtcatagacaacATATGGCTTTGTTCAagcactctctctccttccttcttctgggaCAACAGAAATgcaataaagtattttctttataaactgCAACTGTATGATATGAAAtgataaaagcattaaaaattttttataggGAATTAttgtaaacaaattaataaaagcacTCAACAGCCAGGATATAGAAATAGTTGAATTCCATAGGGTATTTATTAAATAGGGGCTTCTTGAGTAATTGTGTGAGCAATGGAAATATTAATTTACTTAACTACCTAGACTTTTGTTCCACTGAGAGCATTTGACATATCttgcttttccaaataaaatgagctttatttatatattcatgaaCTCTTTCCTTATTCGTCTGTTTCACCCGTAACACCCAACACAGGATCATGCATAAAGAAGgagttgaaaattatattttcaattagGGCTCACAATCAAGTAGCCTGTAAGCCAGATATGCTTTGTTTGGCCATTATCctgtttttaaaactgaatttagaTGTCATTAGGCAGGACATTCATTCTGCAGTTTACCACAGATCCTGTCTCCTACTATTGAATACCACTTCACTGCTGTTCTCTCTTCCTGGCCAGTGAAAGCATTTTAATTTGTGCCCCATATGttcaataaaaggaaaacttattTCAAATTACTCTTATCTATATGCTATGATTTGCTCACCTATAGTACTGAAGCCTCTTTTACTATCTGTAATGTTTCAGTGTGGACTTTaataaaactgtcttttcttACAAATATTCAATTCCCTAGGAACATTCTCACAATCCAATACAGAACAATATGTGCAAGATTACAAAGAGTGTATAAAACAGATCTTTGTATaggaaaagaatataaggaaattGATCAAAATGTCAAGTTAttaatctctgggttgtgagattatggattatttctcttctttattttttatattttcaattttctacaGTGAGCATGAGTTATATTTACAATTGGGAAAAAAACTcttttgcagaaaaagaaaaaaaaaactttcagaaatTCGAGTTGACTGGCCTTCCTGCTCCTTAAATTGGAACAAGgagaaagaatatttattgagtgccaactTGGTCTTAGGCATGATGCTACATGCTTTACATTCAACCACAAAAACCCTGTGAGGGAGGAGTATTAAAGCCCCCATTTCTGAGATACAGAACAAttacttcagttttattttatggaaaaatctAGAAATTTCCAGGACACAAGCATATAGAAATCTGGAGAAAAGAGGCAggtgggctggagggagagaagaaggccttaaagagaattaaaggcagtgaaagagaaaaaaggaaataatggtGGATAAGGGCAtaggaaataataatttattcatgcattcatcaaatatttagttTCAACTACTTCAAGACACTTTGCAAGAGACTGTAGGATATATACAGATGGGTTTGACACAAATCAAAAGATAGCATATGTATGACAGTCCTATCCGTATTCAACATAACATCCGGCATTAATGGAACATAAGAAAATTGACATAACACACTTGCCGACAACTGaaatgaagaagggaaataaGAGTCAAGTGAAGAGTAGAGAGTGACTACAAAGTGAGTTGAGAGGATGAACGCATTACTGCTGGCTGCAGGGATGAAGGCAAGAGGGAAAGAGGTAGATGCTCATATCAGCCAAAGGACTCTAATCTCTTCCCTGAGTGCCAGGCCTGTACTTGAAGTTGTTCACTAGCCATCTCTCCCAAGTGACCTGAAGGCCCTCAAACTCTGTGTCCCCAACCCAATCTGtcacccaccaccacctccctctATGTTAATAGGTTTACTATCCATTCAGAAGTTCGCTTATGCAACAAATGATCACTGAATGTCTGGTATATGCGACCAGTAGGTTCAGTAAAAGACACAGATATTAAGTAAACACAAAATACAATACAAAAGTACAGGAAAAACGAAGAAAAAGGtgagacagaaaaataagagagGAGTATTTTCAGAAAGACCTCTCtgaagaaataacatttctgaGAACTAAAGGATGAGAGGGCCCTAGGAAGATCTGTGGTTGAAATGGAGGTTCCCAGCAGTGGGGACAGCCTAGGCAAAGAAACTGAGGGAGGAAAGGACTTAGCAAATCATAATTGAAAGAAAACCTCTGTAATTACATCAAGGAAAAGAGGGGGTGAGCGTGGTGGGAAATGAAGGTAGAGAGCTGACCAGGGCTTTGTAGTTTCTGCCACAAATTCTGAATTGTAGTCTAAATGCAATGAAGAAACAGCAATGAAAACACATGCCATCCCTCCCTTCACGGGATATACAGACCTAGTGAGGAATACAGACTATTAAACAACTGATTTCAATCTGTGTCATAAGTTTTAGGATAGGGAATATATAGAGTGCTGTGAGAGCACTGAGGAGGGACACCTAATTCAGTCTGAGGAGGTATATTCACTCTCCACTGGGACCATTGCAACAAATTCTCAATCAGTTATGCAGCCTCCAGGGTCTACCTTCCGATTTATCTTCCACACTGCTACCTGTCATCTTTCCTTAACACAAGTGAGACCTGGTCAAAACCATCCATGACCTCCCAGAGGATAAATTCCAAACTTCTTGATCTCATGTCACCATTTCGCCCTAACCTCTATCTTCTTGGTTTAAACTCCTCCTACTACCTATTGCAatggtttttaaactttctttttagtaagaaatatattttatcattacacacacacatattcacataaAACACTAGAAAGTTTCAAGAAACAATTCAAGTAGGATTACTTtgatactttctattttattcttttttccctaaaatgtttgtttattcatgacCCGCTAATGGGTCTAGTCTGCAGTTTGAAAATCAGTGACTGCTTCGTCCACTACTACCTTCTCTACTCAGCTCTGAACAAACTGTTCTTTCACCCTTTACCCAAGTAGACCCAGATGCCAGGAGTACCCTgtcctctgtcttccttcttcaTTCACCTAGCAATTTCCTACTGACCTTTCAAGAGTCATCGCAAACATTATTTATTCAGAGAAACCTTTCCAGATATTGCCCCAGGCTTCCATCCTTAGAGGTCCCAGGAAATAGCACACCCTAAGTGACAGTACTTGTCATGCAGGGTCTATTATAATGACTTTTCAAAAACAAGTTAGTCTGCTCTGGACTAGGTTTCTGGACATCAGCAACCGAGCTGTTTTATCTCAGGTCCAACATAGGGTCTAATGGGAAGCAAAGGTCAGGGGATGTCacgttgaatgaatgaaaactcaCCTCATTTTCTACTACCCTCCCCACACTCTCACCACCTTGGCTGTGCACTTCTTTCTATTCCTCAAGCACACCACAGTCTTTCCTCTCTCAGAGCCTTACTTTTCCTCAGCATTTCCACGGCAGACTGCTCCTACTTTATCTTCAAATCCTTAGGAGGGCATCTGTCCAACCTCTCATCacatttcctttgtctttatggCATTAATGACtctctgaaattatcttgttttctttttgtttgtttgtttacttatctATCTTCCGCATTAATTATGTTAGCTTCTTTAAGGGGCACAGTCCACCAAGTATCCCCCAGTAATTCAGGCTGCTAGAACAATGCATAGCGCACAGTAGGCGGGCAACAAAACCTCTGGTGACGAAcaagggagtgggagtgggagaagaggcAGACACAGAAGGCTTAGGGACCTGTCTCGAAGCCGCCTTGACTGTTCCCTGGCAGAGCCGGTGCTACGGCTTACGTAAGGCACCCAAATGCCACATTTCAGGGCCTACCAGTAATAAGTGACCGTGCAGGAGGTGCACACTCGCTCGGCCGGGGCCTCGCACACCTCGCAGCAGAGCTGGCGCCCCTTGGGCACCGCCAGCGGGTAGATAATGTCCATGTTGCAGCCAGCAATGTCGATCTCCAGGACGGTTGCCCGGCGAGGACACGCTGGACGCCGGCGTCACGTGACTGCCATCGGGCAGCCTCGTTCCCAGGATTTCaagcgcagggggaggggcgtgGCTCCACTGACATCTCGAGTGTATTTGTGGGgttaaaaaaaacaccaccacaaaACTCCTCCTCGTTGGTCCCGAAGGTTAAATGGCCGGGCAGTCTGACTCCAGTGGAATCTAAGTCCAGAAAGGCCGATACGGTGGCCGGTGAGAGGCAAAAACGGCCAGTTCTTTACCCAAGTAGGAAACGAACATGAGGGGAGGTGGCCCTTCCAGATGCCTGCCCAGCCGACAGCTCCAGCCAGCTGAGGGTCACCTCTGCGAGGCTGTGGGGCAGAAAGGGCACGCAACTCCACACGAGGAGAAAGACGGCGCCGGCGTGCGGCGTGAAGGGGAAAGGTCGCCCCCTCACTAGTGCGGCTGCGCGGGGACCGGGATCCCGGCAGGGGCGCGGCGCCGGCGGCAGTGGAGCGTGCGCGAGTGCGGGCGCGCCCGGGGACTGATGGCGGAAGTCGATCTGGTCGCCGAGTTTCCCAAACCTGCGGATGCTGCGCGCTACGCCGAGGTTATGGCTCGCTTCGCCGCCAGGCTGGGCGCGCAGGGCCGGCGGGTGGTGTTGATCACGTCCGGCGGTACCAAAGTTCCTCTGGAAGCCCGGCCAGTGCGCTTCCTGGACAACTTCAGCAGCGGGCGGCGCGGGGCTACCTCGGCCGAGGCCTTCCTGGCCGCGGGTTACGGGGTCCTGTTTCTGTACCGCGCTCGTTCCGCCTTCCCCTTTGCCCACCGCTTCCCGCCCCAGACCTGGCTGTCGGCGCTGCGGCCCTGCGGCGCAGCCCCTTCGGGTTTGCTGAGCCTGGAGGCCGAGGAGAATGCACTTCCGGGCTTCGCGGCGGCTCTGCGGAGCTACCAGGAGGCTGCGGCTGCCGGCACCTTCCTGGCCGTGGAGTTCACCACTTTGGCGGACTATTTGCATCTGCTGCAGGCTGCGGCCCAGGCGCTCAATCCGCTGGGTGCGTGCGCTTAGGAGTTCAGGGTTTCCTGCAGGCAGAGCCTTTCTCCCCAGACACTTTCCCCCTCACCTTTTCATTATCCGCAGTCTAACAGCCGGGGAGCCTGAGTTGAAAGGAGCTGATCCCATATCCCACTCCGATTTATTACACCCTGTGCTTCTCTCTGCAGGCTCTTCTGCGATGTTTTACCTGGCTGCGGCCGTGTCAGATTTCTATGTTCCTGTCTCAGAAATGCCTGAACACAAGATCCAGTCATCTAGGGGCCCACTGCAGGTGATGGGCGCTTCTCTTCCAGAGATCTGATCCCCTATAATCAATCTTGGGTTAATTCCCTCTTGATCTGGAGATGGCCTTTCTGCATTCCGTATGGGATAGGCACTagggatacagagatgaataagacacCGCCCTCCCTCAAGAACCTCACAATCTAGTGAGGGAGCTGGACACAGACATAATTACAGTACAGAGTGATAAATGCTCTAGTAGAGGTACGTACAAAGTGAAGTCAGAGCATGGGGTGAGTGAATCTTGGggaagtcaaggaaggcttcctggaggagatgacaTAAATTGGGTTTTAAAAGATGAACTGAGAGTATAGCAAAGTAGGGAAGGTACAGATAGAGTACAAATTGGAGTTTGGAAATGAGCAGTGTGATGTGAACTGAAGTTGTTTGGTAAGGTtggagagcagggagagtggggcgCAAGGTGGGCGGGCAGACCGAAGAGAGCTTATTTCATGGAAGATTTTGTATTCCTTCTTAAGGAGCTTGGACTTTATCCTGTGGAGCTAAGGCAAACAAGTAGGAGAATGAgataaagtttttgtttgaaaagaCCGTTCCGGCATCAGTATGAAAGGTGAATTAGAGAGAGTAGCGGGTGTAGGTTAGATGACGAAGATTGCTGTAGTTTAAGGAAAGGGTATGGGGTGGCTAGTGGTTGAGATGTTGAGGTGATCTGGCATCCTGGAACCCAAGAGAATTCTTAATCATTTATGATTCAAGAAGAATTTAAATAGGAGAAACTACCTGTGGGACACTTGCTGACTTTGTAGGatacttcatttgttcattttttcaataaatatttattgactacctactatatgccaagtaCTGTAGTAGGACCTGGAGATAAAGCAGTGCAAAGAAACATACTGTGCCCTTGTGTTGCTTACACTCTTCAGAGACCATAAATAAGTCATATGCATACTATGTTAGGTAGTGAAAAATGCTAAGCAGAAAAATTAAGTGGGGAATGGGAATATAATCCCTATCACACTTGCTAACTTTCTGAAATCCTGATAATTATCATAGTAATTTCacacttttaaaattctgggagCTTTAGTTTATCCTctattttttagttctttcttggAAGTACACAAACCAACTCAACATTCTTAGAAGGGATCAAGAATGGTATAGTAAGAGTTTTGAtcaagtgaaaataaagaaaatcagttcATTTTCTTCAGTGCTAAGATGTGTAATGAGTGACAGTTCAAATAGCCATTCTACTGGTGCAAGGAATATTTTAGGCTAAGAGATTTAAAAACCCAACGTTAATTAAACTTTTGCCAAAGTTACATTTGTGTTACAGATTTGCGTgaatagatttgtttatttgagtgtttggtttaaaataaggggaatgtttaagaaaatataatgctGTTTTTCAGAGCTCTGTTAATGGTGATGAGGGCGGTAAGGCAAGGTTAACTCATAAGACATGGTTTGTCTCAGAATTTGTATGACGCCTTGGAATTAGGAATCTTTATGAACGCTACAGAGCCAAGGCTCTTAAACTAAGCATTTAAAATGCTCTGAAAAGTTTGACAGTGAGAAATCCC
This genomic window contains:
- the PPCS gene encoding phosphopantothenate--cysteine ligase isoform X1 — protein: MAEVDLVAEFPKPADAARYAEVMARFAARLGAQGRRVVLITSGGTKVPLEARPVRFLDNFSSGRRGATSAEAFLAAGYGVLFLYRARSAFPFAHRFPPQTWLSALRPCGAAPSGLLSLEAEENALPGFAAALRSYQEAAAAGTFLAVEFTTLADYLHLLQAAAQALNPLGSSAMFYLAAAVSDFYVPVSEMPEHKIQSSRGPLQITMKMVPKMLSPLVKDWAPKAFIISFKLETDPSIVIDRARNALEVYRHQVVVANSLESRRSSVVILTKDSETKILLSEEEVEKGIDIEEKIVGDLQSRHTAFIHEN